One window from the genome of Halococcus salifodinae DSM 8989 encodes:
- a CDS encoding phytoene/squalene synthase family protein, which produces MTAGSGESTDAERRQWCHDALDGTSRTFAITVDVLDEPMATQICVSYLLCRVADTVEDAGHIPSDVQVDLLETYDRALDPDDTTGIEAFAEAVEPWLPADPDADWTVVARAPRVVRAFEDLDPSAREAARDPIRELVSGMAMFVERYADTEGIRIETVDELEEYCWYVAGTIGTLITNLLARDASPERTRQLRENDRSFALLLQLVNVAKDVTDDYREENNVYLPATWLREHGVEPDGVCDPENTSAVASVIRRVADHASGYVDGARTYLEATPETRGNTLAAWTVPYLLAVGTLRELDERAEDVVRDGGVKISRAEVLAIVDRFSDGVDRAAIERLRTQIAAAPFHQHAKRQQSN; this is translated from the coding sequence ATGACTGCTGGCTCCGGCGAGTCGACGGACGCGGAGCGTCGACAGTGGTGTCACGATGCGCTCGACGGGACCTCGCGCACGTTCGCCATCACCGTCGACGTGCTCGACGAGCCGATGGCCACCCAGATCTGCGTCAGCTATCTCCTCTGTCGCGTCGCCGACACCGTCGAGGACGCCGGCCACATTCCCTCCGATGTCCAGGTCGATCTGTTAGAGACGTACGACCGCGCGCTCGATCCCGACGACACGACCGGGATCGAGGCGTTCGCCGAAGCAGTCGAGCCGTGGCTCCCCGCCGATCCCGACGCCGACTGGACCGTGGTCGCTCGTGCCCCGCGCGTCGTCCGGGCATTCGAGGACCTCGATCCGAGCGCGCGCGAGGCAGCCCGCGATCCCATCCGCGAACTCGTCTCCGGGATGGCGATGTTCGTCGAACGCTACGCCGATACCGAGGGCATTCGAATCGAAACCGTCGACGAACTGGAGGAGTACTGCTGGTACGTCGCGGGTACGATCGGGACGCTGATCACGAACCTCCTCGCACGGGACGCCTCCCCGGAGCGGACGCGCCAACTCCGTGAGAACGACCGCTCGTTCGCCCTCCTGCTCCAGCTCGTGAATGTCGCGAAGGACGTCACCGACGACTACCGCGAGGAGAACAACGTCTATCTCCCCGCGACGTGGCTCCGCGAGCACGGCGTCGAGCCCGACGGGGTCTGTGACCCCGAGAACACCTCCGCGGTCGCGAGCGTGATCCGGCGGGTCGCCGACCACGCGTCGGGCTACGTCGACGGCGCGCGAACCTACCTCGAAGCGACGCCCGAGACCCGCGGCAACACGCTCGCGGCGTGGACCGTCCCTTACCTGCTCGCGGTCGGCACCCTCCGCGAACTCGACGAGCGTGCCGAGGACGTCGTCCGTGATGGGGGTGTGAAGATCTCGCGAGCGGAGGTACTCGCGATCGTCGATCGCTTCTCGGACGGCGTCGACCGTGCCGCGATCGAACGGCTCCGAACACAGATCGCCGCCGCGCCCTTCCACCAGCACGCAAAACGCCAGCAGTCGAACTGA